From the genome of Bactrocera oleae isolate idBacOlea1 chromosome 2, idBacOlea1, whole genome shotgun sequence, one region includes:
- the LOC106619405 gene encoding diacylglycerol kinase eta isoform X1, protein MEDWLTSLKSASIPARARGDSFFIEQHDLFSNQHHWYATSHARPTFCNVCRDILSGVTSHGLSCEVCKCKVHKRCAAKAIANCKWTTLATVGKDIIEDRDGSIIMPHQWMEGNLPVSSTCSVCKKTCGSVLRLQDWRCLWCRETVHIACRPQILVACPLGPAKLSVVPPTCVHSIGNDDSWDVESPKGNFSPLLVFVNSKSGDNQGVKFLRRFKQLLNPAQVFDLISTGPSLGLRLFKHFEIFRILVCSGDGSVGWVLSEIDRFGMHKQCQVAVLPLGTGNDLARVLGWGSSCDDDAHLPQILERYESASTKMLDRWSIMVFEKAVAVQPKTPKMSLSSTQEALLTGMVTSANLNLRNIVETDDTETLIAATKTLCETLDELMMQISESRKDDEQLFVKCDILREKLGMLLEALREEETGAHAGDDLLTTISSIISKSAAASPIASATPSTSASLLNPNISIEKDEKDEINTSERRNSRSLQSTERESLQCRANSVKRAMYNVIEHSEPGRPKRYQRKLSITPFEALKLPTNASGESTPCSSPIPIIPPINIISPTMETSHLTCISPLPDTRRDSVDDNFFNSISIPVPRQFADSRRSSGVPEVIQEIEENGQGGSSEIVYRVGRLSLSGGANIDDFGNPLPIVGDNTDVNSPSERKVDFLSVPMLTSEQIVDPLSDYRPIEVFERNYYMSRELDKEKKLKHSMYTDSECNNGDDKKVQTIPEKSKELRFNDEVCQLQVPNVVISPKAPNVYSSETITIIDTDVATELSSSDELPGGEASDVLSAIGDEECSLTSEIFDKQQENQELGRPLQLGDIIQNLDANSFTHIDSPETSDETEVVPGESFMDDISSVLGNDIACALQDNTITDDTPTLCSDNQAPPLKSIRKKSLSMGGHRGIRRNSSPPRRAQLARMDSDENPQQFGFENIVFEIDNRCDDQKIREPPRYCSLAQFVEGNDIARQSFKRPKKRSSLRQPTSDILISQQQLSIDASSTTTCATNVNGQHTEDELTTKMAIKIEVCDIETHVQVDSGDSMEPSTSYDQNEPNIATMPHSTLNNQSTITTATTLGSAMSTSPKKSGHGQDVKRITFDESCKKESFDDVNPNYPQISVVVRPPTPLRGDAIKPMNAASAANLLSARMLPMELRRHSSHATTSLTEREHAEKDRRHSGVNPNLLSLDPEHTKFLSSSPAASRRISCGSLFKPNEALPNVQTLKGSKSSLFMGSALFGFDHMGGGSGGGNTGGDKERDDKGKKDKDRLMSTEDGARKMPIINPLVRLPNWPTLANSSGFISKCLLANADTLCAAVSPLMDPDETLLAGYHEKCVMNNYFGIGIDAKISLDFHNKREEHPEKCRSRAKNYMWYGVLGSKQLLQKTCKNLEQRVQLECDGQRIPLPSLQGIVILNIPSFMGGTNFWGSSKKDDIFLVPSFDDRILEVVAVFGSVQMAASRLINLQHHRIAQCHSVQINILGDEEIPIQVDGEAWLQPPGMIRILHKNRVQMLCRNRHLEVSLKSWQEKQRQHSISIQREQSSTASEHAMSTDEVLSERECYVLLNFIEAVSSLVKWVKFLIISHPSLQHDLYAVACRAAEVLESIHPDGKLLEGPTLRTKLVEVIESARQLYEDSCNLLRDRAHSLILREDLETKLSAALANIEMELKKCSVQKSCDGKLRAYFNALAPNEEGDGRRKSRHFWVRLRSGSTVGQTQLKPPLTTTREAASNWSVDEVVTWLETMQLSEYVESFMKNDIRGKELLTLGRRDLKDLGVVKVGHVKRILQAIKDMNEN, encoded by the exons ATGGAAGACTGGCTGACCTCGCTTAAATCCGCCTCAATACCGGCGCGTGCGCGTGGCgatagtttttttattgagcaaCATGATTTATTCTCCAATCAACATCACTGGTATGCGACTTCGCACGCTCGTCCCACCTTCTGCAATGTATGTCGCGATATACTCTCCGGCGTTACTTCGCATGGCCTCTCTTGTGAGGTATGCAAGTGCAAAGTGCATAAACGTTGTGCTGCCAAAGCTATTGCCAATTGTAAATGGACTACATTGGCCACTGTTGGCAAGGATATTATTGAGGATCGTGATGGTAGTATTATAATGCCACATCAATGGATGGAGGGTAATTTACCGGTATCATCGACGTGCTCGGTTTGTAAGAAGACTTGCGGTTCTGTGTTGCGTTTGCAAGATTGGCGTTGTTTATGGTGTCGCGAAACCGTACATATTGCTTGCCGACCACAAATTTTAGTCGCTTGTCCACTAGGACCGGCGAAGTTATCAGTTGTGCCGCCTACTTGTGTGCATTCGATTGGAAATGATGACTCTTGGGATGTAGAGAGTCCGAAGGGTAATTTTTCACCGCTGTTGGTTTTCGTCAATTCGAAATCAGGTGACAATCAGGGTGTGAAGTTTTTGCGACGCTTCAAGCAGTTATTAAATCCTGCTCAAGTGTTCGATCTCATATCCACCGGTCCCAGTTTGGGTTTGCGTCttttcaaacattttgaaatatttcgaaTCTTAGTTTGCTCCGGTGACGGTTCTGTGGGTTGGGTGCTCAGCGAGATTGATCGTTTTGGTATGCAT AAACAATGTCAAGTAGCAGTATTGCCTCTTGGTACCGGCAACGATTTGGCGCGTGTTTTGGGCTGGGGTTCCTCATGTGATGATGATGCACATCTGCCGCAAATACTCGAACGTTATGAATCTGCTAGTACCAAAATGTTAGATCGCTGGAGCATTATGGTCTTCGAAAAAGCTGTCGCCGTTCAACCTAAAACGCCGAAAATGTCATTGTCGAGCACACAAGAAGCACTACTTACTGGTATGGTAACGTCGGCTAATTTAAATTTGCGTAACATTGTCGAGACCGATGATACGGAAACACTTATTGCTGCCACCAAAACACTCTGCGAAACGCTCGATGAACTAATGATGCAGATCTCTGAAAGTCGTAAGGATGACGAACAGTTATTTGTAAAATGTGACATACTGCGTGAGAAGTTAGGCATGTTGTTGGAAGCTTTGCGTGAAGAAGAGACCGGTGCACACGCCGGTGACGACCTGTTAACGACAATCAGTAGTATTATATCAAAGAGTGCAGCCGCATCTCCAATTGCTTCCGCAACACCGTCGACATCAGCTTCACTGCT taatCCAAACATATCAATTGAGAAGGACGAGAAGGATGAAATTAATACAAGTGAGCGTCGTAATAGTCGCTCCTTGCAATCTACCGAACGCGAATCGCTGCAATGTCGGGCTAACAGTGTTAAACGTGCCATGTACAATGTCATCGAACACTCGGAACCTGGTCGACCCAAGCGTTATCAGCGCAAGCTATCCATAACGCCATTCGAAGCATTAAAACTACCAACCAATGCTTCGGGTGAATCAACACCATGCTCTTCGCCAATACCAATAATACcgccaataaatataatatcaccCACTATGGAAACCTCTCACTTAACGTGCATATCACCACTACCAGATACACGTCGTGATTCAGTCGACGATAATTTCTTCAATTCCATTAGTATACCAGTACCGCGTCAATTTGCCGATAGTCGTCGTAGTTCGGGGGTACCCGAAGTAATACAAGAGATAGAAGAAAATGGGCAAGGAGGAAGTAGTGAGATTGTTTATCGTGTCGGTAGATTATCACTAAGTGGTGGTGCAAATATTGATGATTTCGGCAATCCTTTACCCATAGTTGGTGACAATACTGATGTAAATTCACCGTCCGAACGTAAAGTCGACTTTCTGAGTGTGCCGATGTTAACAAGCGAACAGATTGTAGATCCGCTTTCAGACTATCGTCCAATAGAGGTATTCGAACGCAACTACTACATGAGTCGTGAGTTAGATAAAGAAAAGAAACTCAAGCATAGCATGTATACAGATAGTGAGTGCAACAATGGAGACGACAAGAAGGTGCAAACAATACCCGAAAAGTCTAAGGAGTTACGTTTTAATGACGAAGTATGCCAGTTGCAGGTACCCAACGTAGTTATATCCCCTAAAGCCCCAAATGTATACTCAAGCGAAACTATAACCATCATTGATACAGATGTGGCCACT GAGTTATCCTCTTCAGATGAATTACCAGGTGGCGAGGCAAGTGATGTGTTGTCAGCTATTGGTGATGAGGAATGTAGCTTAACCTCTGAGATATTTGATAAGCAACAAGAAAATCAAGAACTTGGGCGTCCTCTGCAGTTAGGAGACATAATACAG AATCTCGATGCAAACTCCTTCACACACATCGATTCGCCGGAAACGAGTGATGAGACGGAAGTCGTGCCAGGCGAATCGTTTATGGATGATATTAGTTCGGTACTGGGTAATGATATAGCATGCGCACTACAGGACAATACCATAACCGATGACACACCAACTCTATGCTCGGACAATCAAGCACCGCCATTAAAATCCATACGCAAAAAATCGCTCAGCATGGGCGGCCATCGTGGCATACGACGTAACTCATCTCCGCCACGCCGCGCACAATTGGCACGCATGGACAGCGATGAGAATCCGCAACAATTCGGTTTCGAGAATATTGTTTTCGAAATCGACAATCGTTGCGATGATCAGAAGATTCGTGAGCCGCCAAGATATTGCAGTTTGGCACAGTTTGTCGAGGGTAATGACATAGCACGCCAAAGCTTCAAG CGCCCGAAAAAGCGTTCGTCTCTACGTCAACCGACGTCTGACATACTTatttcacaacaacaactttcCATTGATGCATCTTCGACAACAACATGTGCCACAAATGTGAACGGTCAACATACTGAGGATGAATTGACCACAAAAATGGCAATAAAGATCGAAGTATGCGACATCGAGACCCATGTACAAGTGGATAGTGGAGACAGTATGGAACCGTCAACGTCTTATGACCAAAATGAGCCGAATATAGCCACAATGCCGCACAGCACATTGAACAACcaatcaacaataacaacagcaacaactctTGGCTCAGCAATGAGCACATCGCCGAAAAAATCCGGACACGGACAAGATGTAAAGCGCATTACTTTTGATGAGTCCTGTAAGAAAGAATCCTTTGATGATGTAAATCCAAACTATCCGCAGATAAGTGTAGTTGTGCGCCCACCAACCCCATTACGTGGAGACGCTATCAAACCGATGAATGCAGCGTCGGCAGCCAATCTACTGTCGGCCCGTATGCTGCCGATGGAGTTGAGGCGACATTCAAGTCATGCAACAACCAGTCTAACGGAGCGAGAACATGCTGAGAAGGATCGTCGACATTCGGGTGTCAACCCAAATTTGTTAAGTTTAGATCCGGAACATACGAAATTCTTAAGCTCTTCACCGGCAGCAAGTCGACGCATCAGCTGTGGCAGTCTCTTCAAG CCAAATGAGGCGTTACCAAATGTTCAGACACTTAAAGGTTCCAAGTCCAGTCTTTTTATGGGCTCAGCACTATTTGGTTTCGATCACATGGGCGGCGGCAGTGGTGGTGGTAATACTGGTGGTGACAAAGAACGTGACGATAAGGGTAAAAAAGATAAGGATCGTCTAATGAGTACTGAAGATGGCGCTAGGAAAATGCCAATCATCAATCCACTTGTGCGCCTACCTAATTGGCCAA CGCTAGCCAACAGTTCTGGGTTTATCTCCAAGTGCTTGCTTGCAAATGCAGACACGCTTTGCGCTGCTGTTAGTCCACTAATGGATCCCGATGAAACCCTACTGGCAGGCTATCATGAGAAATGCGTTATGAACAATTACTTTGGTATTGGTATAGATGCCAAAATTTCACTCGATTTTCATAATAAACGGGAAGAGCATCCCGAGAAGTGTCGCTCTCGTGCCAAAAACTATATGTGGTACGGTGTATTGGGTTCGAAACAGCTATTGCAGAAAACATGCAAAAATCTGGAACAACGAGTACAGTTGGAATGTGATGGGCAGCGTATACCGCTACCTTCCCTCCAGGGCATTGTCATATTGAATATACCGAG CTTCATGGGCGGCACCAATTTTTGGGGATCCAGCAAGAAGGACGATATCTTTCTCGTGCCCAGCTTTGACGATCGCATACTCGAAGTTGTCGCCGTATTTGGTTCGGTACAAATGGCCGCCTCTCGTCTCATAAACCTACAACATCATCGCATAGCACAATGCCATAGCGTACAGATAAATATTTTGGGTGATGAAGAGATACCCATACAAGTTGATGGTGAAGCTTGGCTACAACCACCCGGCATGATTCGTATATTACATAAGAATCGTGTACAAATGCTTTGTCGTAATCGTCATTTGGAAGTTTCACTGAAATCTTGGCAAGAAAAGCAACGTCAACACAGCATATCTATACAACGTGAACAATCATCGACTGCATCCGAGCATGCAATGTCTACGGATGAGGTGCTGTCCGAGCGTGAATGCTATGTGCTTTTGAACTTTATTGAAGCAGTCAGTTCACTTGTAAAATGGGTGAAATTCCTCATCATTTCACATCCATCATTGCAACACGATTTGTATGCTGTGGCTTGTCGGGCCGCTGAAGTACTAGAATCAATACATCCGGATGGCAAATTACTTGAGGGTCCCACACTGCGCACCAAACTTGTAGAAGTTATCGAATCTGCGCGTCAATTATACGAAGATTCCTGCAATTTATTACGCGATCGTGCACATAGCTTAATATTGAGAGAGGATCTCGAGACGAAGTTAAGTGCTGCATTGGCCAATATCGAAATGGAGCTGAAGAAATGTTCGGTTCAGAAAAGTTGCGATGGTAAATTACGCGCTTACTTCAATGCTTTGGCGCCAAATGAAGAG GGTGATGGTCGTCGCAAATCCCGCCATTTCTGGGTGCGTCTGCGCTCTGGTTCCACCGTGGGACAGACACAGCTGAAGCCACCACTAACCACAACACGCGAGGCTGCCAGCAATTGGAGTGTTGACGAGGTGGTCACATGGCTAGAGACAATGCAGCTCTCTGAATATGTGGAGAGCTTCATGAAGAATGATATACGCGGTAAAGAGCTGCTAACGCTAGGCAGGAGAGATCTGAAAGATTTGGGTGTAGTTAAAGTGGGGCATGTCAAGCGCATATTGCAAGCAATCAAGGATATGAATGA